ACCAGCGGCACCGTGGAAAACATCATTCCCGATGACGCCATCATCGCCGGCACCGTGCGCACCCTGAAGAAGGAAACGCGCGAGATGTTTGTCGAAGGCCTCAAACGCATCAGCAGCCATGTGGCAGCCGCCCATCTGTGCACGGCCGAATTCACGCTGCGCCCCGGCGCCTACCCCAACACCACCAACCACGCCCGCGAAGCCAAGTTCATGGCCGCCGTGATGCGTGAAGTGGTCGGTGACGACAACGCCTTTGACGATGTGCTGCCCGCCATGACCTCTGAAGACTTCGGCTTCATGCTGGAGGCCGTCCCCGGTGCCTATGGCTGGATTGGCAATGCCAAGGGCGACCAGCCCGGCGTGAGCCTGCACAATCCGGCCTACGACTTCAACGATGACAACATCGGCCGCGGCTCCAGGTTCTGGGATCTGCTGGCACGTCGCTATTTTGAGCAGCCGGCCGCCTGACAACAGCCAAGAACTACGCTATTCATAGTTGATAGCCCTCAACCAGCAATGGTTGTGGGCTTTTTTCATATCTTGGCAGCGGCATCGGGCTCGCCCAACACTTCGACCAGCCAACGCGACTGCGGCATGGGCATGCCGAGCAGCATGCCCTGCAGCACGATGTCCGGGTTCCACTGCGTCAACTGCAGCGCCTGCTCGGACAGTTCCACGCCTTCGGCCACCACGCGCAGCTGCAAGCGGCGCGCCACCAGCAACATGGCTTCCACCAGAGCCGCGTCTTTTTCGGAACGATGGCTGCCGCTGACAAAGCTTCTGTCGATCTTGAGCTCCTGAATAGGCAGGTGCTGCAGGCTGTACATACTGGAATAGCCGGTCCCGAAGTCATCGAGAGAAATCTCTATGCCCAGGCCGCGCAGTGCCAGCATGCGCCGGCGTGCCTGATCCAGATCCCGCAGCAAGGTGCCTTCGGTGATCTCCAGTGTCAGCTGGCGAGAATTGGCACCGGTTTCCCTCAAGACCTTGTCCAGCGTGGCCATGAAGTCGTCATGCGCAAATTGCTGGGCGCTGACGTTGACCGACAGACGCAGTCCACGCTCTGCCATGGCCGGCCTGGCCAGCAGCATGCAGGCCTGGCGCAGCACCCAATCGCCCAGACGCACGATGAGCTCGGACTCCTCGGCCACCGGAATGAACTCTCCCGGACTGACCAGCCCCCATTCGGGATGCTGCCAGCGCACCAGCGCCTCGGCGCCCACGCAACGACCGCGCGCATCGGTCTGGCTCTGCAGATACAGGCGCAGCTCGCCCTGGGAGATGCCGTGGTACAGATCCCTGGCAATGCGCACGCGCCGATACACATCCTGGGCCATGCGCGGCTCGAACAGCACCACGCTGCCCGGACCGCCCAGCTTGGCCTCATGCAAGGCCACGCTGGCAAAGCGCAGCACATCATGGCTGTTGCCGCCTTTGATGGCCGGCTCCAGCACCGCGCCACCGATGCAACAGCTGACAAACTCGGTTTCCACCCAGCTGTTGAGGGAAAACGGCTTTTGCAAGGCCTTCTTCAAGGTCTGCGCGTACTGCTGCAGCTGCTCCTCCACGCCCTGGGCATGCTTGTGCAGGCTATCAAAGACGATAGCAAACTCCGCAGCCGCGATACGCGCAATCCAGGCATCGTCAGGCAGCACCTCGACCAGTCTGGCCCCCATGGCCTGCACCAGCTCGTCGCTGTGCTGCATGCCATGCACATCGTTGAAGACGGAAAAGCGATCTACATCCAGCAGCAGCAATCCATGGCTGGCATCCTGCCGAACCAGGGCCAGTTCGCGCAGATGCAAGGTCAGCGAATGGCGGTTGGGCAGCCCTGTGAGCGAGTCCAGGTAGACCAGATCGTGGATACGGCGCTCGGCCAGAACACGCTCGGAGAGATCGCGCTTGAGCTCCACATAATTGACGACCTCTCCCTGAGGCGTGCGAATCGGCGTCACCAGCACCGACTCACGCAAGGCCTCCCCCTTGCTCGTGCGATTGGTCATCTCGCCACGCCATAGCGTGCCCTTGGCCAGTTGCTTGAGCGCGCGCTGGCGGTGACTGCGATCCATGCCCATGGTGGATACCAGCTCTGTAGACTGGCCGAGCACCTGCTCACGCACATAGCCCGAGCGCAGCAGAAAGGCCTCGTTGACATAGATGACCTTCAGCTCGGGATCGGTGATGACGATGCTCTCGGGGTTCTGCTCGACCGCCCGATAGAACTTGCGCAACTCGTTCTGGCTGGCCTCCAGTGCGGCCAGCATCTCCTGGCTTTTCTGCACGCGCCGCCCCAAGCTGGCTCTTGCCTGCAAGCAAATGATGAGCACCAGCATCATCATGCCCAGCAAATGAATCATCGCCAGCAGATGCTCGGCTGCCGATAGAGCCGCAAATGGCGTGCCGATATGCGGAGCCAGCCACCATAGAGCGGCAACGGCGATGGAGGACAGCCCCAGCATCGTCAGGGCCGCACGCGTGCCCTGCACCCAGAGCGCAACAGCCAGCCAGGCAGGAAATGCCATCACGGCCGGCCCATAGAGCCCTCCCATGTGCCAAACCCAGAGCAAGCTCAACAGCCAGTTGCCCCAGACAAAGCAGGACACGGCCCAGACCCACTGCCTGGCCTTGGCCAGGCCCATGCACAGCAGCGACAGCAGCATGACGCCACCGGACAGCGCCAGATCCATGTCGTCCATCGCCGGCGTCAGCAACCAGACCAGACTCATCGCAGCGCCCAGGACCCACATCCAGAGACAGCCCAGCCACACCATGCGGCGCATGGGCAACCGGTATCTGGCCTCGACGAAGTGACGCTGCATGCAAGCCCTTTGGCATTCAGACTGAATGATGAATGCTAGGGGCAGTTGCCAATTAGTTCAATCGTCCTGCGAGCCAGGTCTTGAAAGCCCAGACGCGCGGCCTGCCCGGCTTGAGCGCATACCGCTCCGGCTGCATCGGGCTTGTCGCCTGCAGCCTAACGCTGCTGCTGGCGCCGCGCGCTTCGGCGTGCCTTGGTCTGTGCATCTTTCCTGGCCTGGCGCTCCGCATCTTTTTGCTGGCCCTCGGCAAGCCAGACCTCGAATTCGGCCGGAGTCTCCAGCGTGATGCGGCCAATGCTCACATCACGGAAGTCGGTCAGCACCAGCTCGGCCGCCTTTTGCAGATTCACGCGGCCGCCGCTCATCACGGCTCCACGCTTTTTGCCGATCATCGTCAGCAACTCGTCATCGTGCAACGCCGCAATTTCTTCGGCCGAAATGCCCAGCTTGTAGCGCGCCTCCAGCATGGAAGCGTAGTGCTTTTGCAGATACAAAAGCAGCTCCAGCGCCACCAGGTCTTCGTCGTAGGCATTGCGCCCCACGGCGCCGCTGGCCGCCAGGTTGTAGCCGCTTTTCTCCACGATGATGCGCGGCCACAGCATGCCGGGCGTGTCCCAGAGGTAGAAGTCGTCGGCCAGCACGATGCGCTGCTCCAGCTTGGTCACGCCGGCCTCATTACCGGTCTTGGCCTGGGTCTTGCCGCTCATGGAGTTGATCAGCGTGGACTTGCCCACATTGGGCACGCCGCAGATCAGCACGCGCATGGGCTTGGCCAGACCGCCGCGCGAGGGCGCCAGCAGCTTGCACTGCTCGATCAGACGCTTGGTGGGAGCAGGTTCCGAGGCGTCCAGCGCAATGGCGCGCGTCTCGCTCTGGGCGTTGTACCAGTCCATCCAGGCCTTGGTCTGGACCGGATCGGCCATATCCTGCTTGTTGAGTATCTTCAGGCGCGGCTTGTGGCCCGTCATCTCCTGCAGCAAAGGGTTGGCGCTGGAGCCGGGCAAGCGCGCATCCAGAACCTCGATGACCACATCGATTTCCTTGACGCGCTCCGTGATGGCCTGACGCGTCAGATGCATGTGACCGGGAAACCATTGGATGGCCATAAGCGGAGATCTTTCTTTTTTGCAGGGTGTGAGCACGCCATGGGCGCAAACACCCTTTTATGTCAGTGAATTCAGGCGCGCAAGGATAATCTCCCTCTGCTTTTCTGACCTGCCAGCTCGCTTATGCCCTTGCCCTCCGCCCCCCAAAAGTCCAAAGCCCGCAACGAAATTCTGATCAAGGGCCTGACGATTGCACTGATCGGCATCATCATCTTGCTGGCCCCGGTGTTCAAGCCTGAAAGCGGAATTGCCCAGCTGTTTGCCCAGTCCCATATCGTGGGCTGGTTTGCTCTGGTTCTGGGTCTGGCCTTCATCGCCCAGTTTCTCTGGGTTCGCTTCAAGAAATGAGCGACACAGCCCTGCTGCAGCCGCTGACCCAGGCGCGCAGCCAGATTGCGCTATGGCAGCAGCGCGCCGCAGCAGCGGCGGTGAAGCTGCGCCAGCCGCCGCCCGAGCCCGCTAGCTGCTGCGGGCGCGGCTGCAACGGTTGCGTCTGGGAAGGTTACTACGGTGCGCTGGCTTTCTGGCTGGAGGATGCGGCCCAAGCCCTGACCGCAACCTGAAACCCGCTACTCGGGACTCATGCCATTTCGGCTTCCAGCGCAGCCAGGCGAGGCACATGGACTTCTTTTTCCATGAAATCTACCTCGATATCGGCGATCTCGTTCTCCAGC
This region of Comamonas thiooxydans genomic DNA includes:
- a CDS encoding bifunctional diguanylate cyclase/phosphodiesterase — translated: MQRHFVEARYRLPMRRMVWLGCLWMWVLGAAMSLVWLLTPAMDDMDLALSGGVMLLSLLCMGLAKARQWVWAVSCFVWGNWLLSLLWVWHMGGLYGPAVMAFPAWLAVALWVQGTRAALTMLGLSSIAVAALWWLAPHIGTPFAALSAAEHLLAMIHLLGMMMLVLIICLQARASLGRRVQKSQEMLAALEASQNELRKFYRAVEQNPESIVITDPELKVIYVNEAFLLRSGYVREQVLGQSTELVSTMGMDRSHRQRALKQLAKGTLWRGEMTNRTSKGEALRESVLVTPIRTPQGEVVNYVELKRDLSERVLAERRIHDLVYLDSLTGLPNRHSLTLHLRELALVRQDASHGLLLLDVDRFSVFNDVHGMQHSDELVQAMGARLVEVLPDDAWIARIAAAEFAIVFDSLHKHAQGVEEQLQQYAQTLKKALQKPFSLNSWVETEFVSCCIGGAVLEPAIKGGNSHDVLRFASVALHEAKLGGPGSVVLFEPRMAQDVYRRVRIARDLYHGISQGELRLYLQSQTDARGRCVGAEALVRWQHPEWGLVSPGEFIPVAEESELIVRLGDWVLRQACMLLARPAMAERGLRLSVNVSAQQFAHDDFMATLDKVLRETGANSRQLTLEITEGTLLRDLDQARRRMLALRGLGIEISLDDFGTGYSSMYSLQHLPIQELKIDRSFVSGSHRSEKDAALVEAMLLVARRLQLRVVAEGVELSEQALQLTQWNPDIVLQGMLLGMPMPQSRWLVEVLGEPDAAAKI
- the ylqF gene encoding ribosome biogenesis GTPase YlqF, whose amino-acid sequence is MAIQWFPGHMHLTRQAITERVKEIDVVIEVLDARLPGSSANPLLQEMTGHKPRLKILNKQDMADPVQTKAWMDWYNAQSETRAIALDASEPAPTKRLIEQCKLLAPSRGGLAKPMRVLICGVPNVGKSTLINSMSGKTQAKTGNEAGVTKLEQRIVLADDFYLWDTPGMLWPRIIVEKSGYNLAASGAVGRNAYDEDLVALELLLYLQKHYASMLEARYKLGISAEEIAALHDDELLTMIGKKRGAVMSGGRVNLQKAAELVLTDFRDVSIGRITLETPAEFEVWLAEGQQKDAERQARKDAQTKARRSARRQQQR
- a CDS encoding oxidoreductase-like domain-containing protein, which codes for MSDTALLQPLTQARSQIALWQQRAAAAAVKLRQPPPEPASCCGRGCNGCVWEGYYGALAFWLEDAAQALTAT